Below is a window of Aeromonas veronii DNA.
GGTGATATGGTGATTCATGATGAAAGATTCAAGTACCGACAGCTGATCTTCACGGCTGCTGAGTTGCTGGCTAAGGTGCTTCATCGAGGCTTGCAGCTCGTTGAGGTTCACTTCCAGATCTTCATCATAAGAAGGGCCACCCATCGGGGGCAGCTCTTTGAAATTGAACTCGTCGGGATCGAGATCGGCCTGCTCGGTCAATCGTTCGCCGAGGGCATTGAGACGGCCAAGCTGGCCCTGCATGGTGCCTACCTGGGCAGCCAGCATCGCCAACTGTTCACGGGCTTCGTCGCCACTCTGGTCGATGGACTGTTGCTCGGCAACGGCGAGCGCCACTTCCAGCGCCGCCATTTTCTGGTGCCAGCTCTGCCAGAGCCAACCACCACCAAGCGCCAACAGGGAGAAGAGAATACCGCCGACCCAGGCCAGACGTTGTTTGGGCAGGTGCAACTTGCGTCGCTGCTTGCCGTGGAGGATCAGGGTAATGCTCATAGAAATCAGTCTGCTCGGTCAGGTGCGGCCAGGAGCCTGCACGGGAAATAAAACCGGGAGATAATCGGTATTAAAGGATGGAGTAAACAAATGACGGAACGTCGGTGCGGAGAGAGGACCGACGTTCCGTTGCACAGCTATCAGGCCAGAACCAGACCGTTGTCGTAGTATGCGATAGGCGCTTTGTCGCCCTCACCCTCGAAGGTCACCAGTTCCCAAGCCTCCTGCTCAGCCAGCAAGGCACGCAGCAGCTTGTTGTTCAGGGCATGTCCGGTCTTGTAGGCACGGAACTCACCGATGATGCTGCGGTTACACATATAGAGGTCACCGATCGCGTCCAGCATCTTGTGCTTGACGAACTCGTCCTCATAACGCAAACCATCTTCGTTCAGCACCCGATAGTCGTCCAGTACCACGGCGTTTTCCAGGCTTCCGCCCAGCGCCAGGTTCTGGGAACGCAGGTACTCGATATCACGCATGAACCCGAAGGTACGGGCTCGGCTGATCTCTTTCACGAAGGAAGCACCGGAGAAGTCCAGCACGCAACGCTGGTTGCGCCCTGCAAAGACCGGATGCTGGAAATCGATCTCGAGATCCATCTTGAAGCCGTTGCGATAGGGGTGGAATTCCGCCCACTTGTCGCCATCTTCAACCCGGATGCTCTTCTTGATCCGCACAAACTGCTTGGCCGCATTTTGCTCACGGATCCCGACTTCCTGCAGCAGGTAGATAAAGGGATGCGCACTGCCGTCCATCACCGGGATCTCGGGCGCGTCAACCTCGACATAGAGGTTGTCGATACCCATCCCAGCCAGCGCGGCAGAGAGGTGCTCAATGGTAGAGACCCGCACACCAGCTTCGTTGACCAGAGCGGTACAGAGCACGGTATCGCGCACCTGATCGGCATTGGCTGGCAGCTCCACCACAGGATTCAGGTCGGTACGCAAGTAAACGATCCCTGTGTTCACAGGTGCCGGACGGAACGTCATAGTGACTTTCCGACCCGAATGCAGGCCGACACCAGTCGCCTGTACACTCGTTTTCAAGGTTCTTTGTCTAATCATGGGTGTACCCTAAACAGCTTAAAATCCGGACCAGATGGTCGTTGGCAGGCCATCTTAGCACATTCCTTGAACAACAAACAAACAAGAGCCATAAGAGGCTTAGTCAGCTTGCTTGCGCAGGAACGCCGGAATATCCAGGTAATCCGGTTCGCGACGAGCTTGCGGCTCGGCGTTGACCACCTTGGCCGGGGCTTCGTCCATCACGCGGCCTTGCATCATGTCGCTGACCAGCGGTTGACGTACCGGGCGCTCTTGCACCTGGCTGCTCTTGACCAGCGTGATGTCCGGCTTGCGCTCGGCACCGATACCGGTGGCAACCACGGTCACACGCAGTTCGTCGTGCATTTCCGGGTCGATGACGGTACCCACAACAACGGTAGCGTTCTCGGAAGCGAAGGCCTTGACCGCGTTACCCACGGTTTCGAACTCTTCGATGGTCATGTCCATACCGGCGGTGATGTTGACCAGGATGCCACGGGCACCGGCCAGATCCACGTCTTCCAGCAGCGGGCTGGAGATGGCTTTCTCGGCCGCTTCTTCGGCACGGTCATCACCGGAGGCGGAACCGGTACCCATCATGGCGGTACCCATTTCACGCATCACGGTACGCACGTCCGCGAAGTCGACGTTGATCAAGCCCGGACGGGTAATCAGCTCGGCAATGCCCTGTACCGCGCCAAGCAGCACATCGTTGGCCGCCTTGAAGGCGTCCAGCAGGGAAATACCGCGACCCAGCACCTTCAGCAACTTGTCGTTGGGGATGGTGATCAGGGAGTCGACGTTTTTGGAGAGCTCTTCAATACCGTGCGCGGCGAAGCCCATCCGCTTCTTCCCTTCGAAGGAGAACGGCTTGGTGACGACGGCAACGGTCAGGATGCCCATTTCGCGTGCCACTTCGGCCACGATCGGCGCAGCACCGGTACCGGTACCACCACCCATACCGGCGGCGATGAACACCATGTCGGAACCGGTCAGCAGCTCACGCAGCGCTTCCCTGTCTTCCATGGCTGCATCACGACCCACTTCCGGATTGGCTCCGGCCCCCAGACCCTTGGTGATGCCACCGCCGATCTGCAGAGTGGTGTTGGCGCTGGAGTTACGCAGTGCCTGGGCGTCGGTGTTGACAGTAATGAACTCAACGCCTTCGATGTTTTGACGAACCATGTGCTCGACAGCGTTACCGCCGCCGCCACCTACACCGATCACTTTAATGACGGCTTCGTCAGTGTGGCTATCCATAAATTCAAACATGTTGTCTCTCCGCTTTGTTTGCCTGACTCAGCAAAATTCTTAGAACTCGCCACGCAGCCAGTTGCTAACCCGTTTGACCAGGCCACCGACGCTTGCCTTGGCGGCATATTCTTTGTTGCTACCGGTGGTTTGATGGGTGCGGCCATATTGCAGCAACCCGACCGCAGTCGAGTACACCGGTGCCTGCACGTAATCACTCAAACCACGTATGTTCATGGGCTCTCCCACCCGGACCTGGCTTTGGAAGATCTGCTCTGCACACTCCACAATGCCTTCAATCTGGGCAGCGCCGCCGGTCAAGACCACACCGGCTGCCAGCTGATGCTTGACCCCCTGCGCCTTCAACTCGTTCTGTACCCGCACCAGCTCATCATTCACCATGGAGAGCAACTCGGTGTAACGGGGTTCAATCACTTCAGCCAGTGTCTGCCGTTGCAGGCTGCGCGCCGGGCGACCGCCGACACTGGGCACTTCAATATTGTCTTCCTTGCTGACCAGTCGGCCGAGGGCGCAGCCGTAGCGTACCTTGATCGCTTCTGCGTCGAGCGGCGGCGTACCGAAGGCGTAGGCGATGTCGCTGGTGACCGTGCTGCCAGCGTAAGGGATCACCTTGGTGTGGCGCAGGGCGCCGCCGGTAAACAGCGACATATCCATGGTGCCGCCACCGATGTCCACGACACAGACACCCAGCTCCTTCTCGTCTTCAGTCAACACGGCATAGCTGGAGGCCAGCGCGGAGAATATCAGTTGATCCACCCGCAAGCCGACCTTCTCCACACACTTCTCAATGTTGCGGGCCATGTCGTTGTGGCAGGTGATCAAGTGAACCTTGGCCGCCATCCGCACACCGGAGAGCCCCACCGGATTCTTGATCCCTTCCTGATAATCGATGGCGAACTCCTGGGGCAGCACGTGCAGCACGCGCAGCTCGTCGGAGAGGCGAACCGACTTGGCGGTATGGATCACGTTGTCCACATCCTCCTGGGTCACCTCTTCATCGGAGATGGGCACCATACCGGTCTCGTTACGGCAGTCGATATGCTTGCCGGACAACCCCAGATAGACCGAGCTGATCTGGCAATCTGCCATCATCTCGGCCTCTTCCACCGCACGGCGCAGTGACTTGACCACGGAGTCGAGGTCATTGACCCCGCCCTTCTCCATTCCGCGGGAAGCGTGACTGCCCATACCGATGACGTTCAATTCACCGTCCGGCAATACTTCCCCGACCAGAACCGCCACTTTGGTTGTGCCGATATCCAGTCCGACAATCAAATTCCTATCTGCGGTGTTGGTCATGCACGTTCTCTTCGCTCTTCTTCCAGCCAACTGCCATTCCGGTGTCGTATCGAAGATCCACGTAGGCAACTTGCGCACGGGGTTCGATAACCGGGAAGGCATCGATAAACCGCTGCAACCGGAGCGCAATGTCATTGCGTCCCAGGAACAGCTTGATATTGCCATCCAGGGTCAGTTCCCAGGCATGGCGAGGGGTCAAATTCACCCCCTGCAATGTGTATCCCTTGGCAGCGAGTTGCGACTCGTACTGCCGACTCTCTTTCAACACCCGGGCAGCCTGGTCATCTGGCCCTGACAACTGCAACAGCGGCGTCTTGACCCGATCCGGGGCAGTGAATACCTTGCCCTTGGTGTTGACGAAGCGGTTGCCATTCCAGCGCGCCGCTACATCCTGTTCTGTCAGGTAGATCTTGAGTTTGTTCGGCCACTTCTTTCGTACCGAAACCTGAGCTACCCATGGCAGGGCATTGAGCCGTGCCTGCAATTCATTGACATCCAACTCGAAGAAGTTGCGCAGCTCGACGCCATCCAGCACCGCCACCCGCAGCTCTTCGGTTTCCAAATACTGGTGTTGCCCCTGCAGCAACAGCTCGCTCATGGGCAACCGGTTGGCATCTGTCAACCAACCTTTAACATCCAGCGCCGTCCGGTAGCAGCCCCATATCACCAGCAGGAAAAACACTACGCCAGCGATGAAGCTACCCTTGGTGCGCCCCTGTGCCCTTGCCTCCACCCGATCGATCCCCGTGTCACGCGCTAAACCGGCCTTTGACAGACCGGCTCGCCATTATATAGGCCCCGGCTTGGCGGTCAAAATACTCATTGGGCCCTCAGGCGCCAGATTTCATGCTATCTATGCTCAATTTCATCTCTCCGAGACGACGGGCCAGTGCCCCGACGTTCCCGGCACCTTGAGTCAGCACCAAATCCCCCTCGCCAATCAGGTCGGCCAGCACGGCTGGCACGTCATCTGGCGTAGCGACGAAGATGGGTTCCAGGTTACCGCGCGAGCGAATGGAGCGGCACAGTGCCCGTCCATCAGCACCCGGGATCGGCTCCTCACCGGCAGCATAAACCTCCAGCATCACCAGCACATCTACCTTGGAGAGCACATCGGCGAAGTCCTCGTAGAGGTCGCGGGTGCGGGTATAACGGTGCGGCTGGAACACCATCACCAGGCGTTTTTCGGGCCAACCGGCACGGGCGGCGTTGATGGTGACCTTCACTTCACTCGGGTGGTGGCCATAATCGTCCACCAGCATCGCCTTGCCGCAACCCGTTTCAAACTCACCATACTGCTGGAAGCGGCGGCCAACCCCTTCAAATTTGGCCAGCGCAGCGATAATAGCTTCATCACTGACACCATCCTCTGTCGCGACAGCTATCGCCGCTGCGGCGTTCAACGCGTTGTGAATCCCCGGCAAATTGAGGGTGACCTGCAATTCACCCGCCTCTTTACGGCGAACCCGGAAACTGCAGTGGTTGGTGGTCTGGACAAAATCCAGCACCTGCACGTCGGCCTCGTCAGCGAGACCGTAGGTCAGGGTCGGGCGGGCAATCTCCGGCAACATGCCACGGATCACCGGATCATCAATGCAGACCACCGCCAGCCCGTAGAAGGGCAGATTGTGCAGAAACTCGATGAAGGTGGCCTTCAGTTTGGAGAAGTCACCGCCGTAGGTATCCATGTGATCCGCTTCGATGTTGGTCACGATAGAGACCATCGGCTGCAGATGCAGGAAAGAGGCATCGCTCTCATCCGCCTCGGCAATCAGATAGCGGCTGTTACCCAGACGAGCATTGGTCCCGGCGCTGTTGAGCAGACCACCGATGACGAAGGTCGGGTCACGGTCAGCTTCGGCATAGATGCTCGCCACCAGACTGGTGGTGGTGGTCTTGCCGTGGGTACCGGCGATGGCGATGCCATGACGGAAACGCATCAGCTCGGCCAGCATCTCGGCGCGGCGCACCACCGGGATCCGCAGTTCGCGGGCAGCCAGCAGCTCCGGGTTGTCCTGCTTGATGGCGGTAGAGACCACCACCACGCTGGCACCCTCGACGTGCTCGGCACTGTGACCGACGAAGATGTGGGCGCCCAATCCGGCCAACCGCTCGGTCACGGCGTTGCGAGCCAGATCAGAACCCGTTACCTGATACCCTTCGTTGGCAAGCACTTCGGCGATCCCGCCCATACCGGCACCACCGATGCCGATAAAGTGGATGCGACGCACGCGGCGCATTTCGGGGATCACAGTACGCAGTTTTGCCAGTTCAACCTTGGTCATAATCGTCTCTTTAGTCTGCCGCAGGCCATGTGCCGGCAACGCGCGGCTGCACGGCGGCATCAATACATACAGGTACAAGGCTGCCCGGAGTCACCGCTGCAACCTTGCTCATCAATCTTTACCACGCTGCCCTGTTGCGAGCTGTTTGCACTCATCCGCAACCCGCTCGGCCGCATCGGTGATGGCGACGCGGCGCGCCGCTTTCGCCATGTTAAACAGGGTCTCCCTGCGCCCAGCCAGCCAGGTCAAACGCGCCGCCAGTGAGGCGGTGTTCAGCTCGGACTGGGGCAGAAACTCGGCCGCACCGCCGTCGACCAGGGTCAGGGCGTTACGGGTCTGGTGATCATCCACCGCATGGGGCAGCGGCACGAAAATGGCAGCCACACCGGCGGCAGCCACTTCGGAAACGGTCAGCGCACCGGCACGGCAGACCACCAGGTCGGCCCAGGCGTAGGCACTGGCCATATCCTTGATAAATTCGCTCACCTCGGCATGGATGCCGTGCTGGGCATAGGCAGCAGACACTGTCTCGGCATTGCCATTGCCACACTGGTGACGCACGTCAATGGGCACGCCGGCCGTCGCCACCGCAGCAGGCACCTGCTCGTTGAGCACCCGGGCCCCCAGACTGCCGCCGACAATCAGCAGATGCAGCGGCTCACTG
It encodes the following:
- the ftsZ gene encoding cell division protein FtsZ, with translation MFEFMDSHTDEAVIKVIGVGGGGGNAVEHMVRQNIEGVEFITVNTDAQALRNSSANTTLQIGGGITKGLGAGANPEVGRDAAMEDREALRELLTGSDMVFIAAGMGGGTGTGAAPIVAEVAREMGILTVAVVTKPFSFEGKKRMGFAAHGIEELSKNVDSLITIPNDKLLKVLGRGISLLDAFKAANDVLLGAVQGIAELITRPGLINVDFADVRTVMREMGTAMMGTGSASGDDRAEEAAEKAISSPLLEDVDLAGARGILVNITAGMDMTIEEFETVGNAVKAFASENATVVVGTVIDPEMHDELRVTVVATGIGAERKPDITLVKSSQVQERPVRQPLVSDMMQGRVMDEAPAKVVNAEPQARREPDYLDIPAFLRKQAD
- a CDS encoding cell division protein FtsQ/DivIB; the encoded protein is MEARAQGRTKGSFIAGVVFFLLVIWGCYRTALDVKGWLTDANRLPMSELLLQGQHQYLETEELRVAVLDGVELRNFFELDVNELQARLNALPWVAQVSVRKKWPNKLKIYLTEQDVAARWNGNRFVNTKGKVFTAPDRVKTPLLQLSGPDDQAARVLKESRQYESQLAAKGYTLQGVNLTPRHAWELTLDGNIKLFLGRNDIALRLQRFIDAFPVIEPRAQVAYVDLRYDTGMAVGWKKSEENVHDQHRR
- a CDS encoding M23 family metallopeptidase, coding for MSITLILHGKQRRKLHLPKQRLAWVGGILFSLLALGGGWLWQSWHQKMAALEVALAVAEQQSIDQSGDEAREQLAMLAAQVGTMQGQLGRLNALGERLTEQADLDPDEFNFKELPPMGGPSYDEDLEVNLNELQASMKHLSQQLSSREDQLSVLESFIMNHHITDAGFISGTPVKQERVWVSSGFGGRVDPFNGRAKMHKGVDFRGKPGTPILATGPGIVSWAGRHPEFGNMVEINHGNGLITRYAHNSRLLVEVGTLVDQGQKIALMGRTGRATGVHLHYEVLKDGRQVNPARFLSASRG
- the murG gene encoding undecaprenyldiphospho-muramoylpentapeptide beta-N-acetylglucosaminyltransferase, with translation MSKTLLVMAGGTGGHVFPGLAVADRLKAQGWTVHWLGTADRMEAELVPAHGYPISFIDIQGVRGNGIKRLLVAPYRIVKSILQARQVLKTVRPDVVLGMGGFASGPGGVAAWFSGIPLLLHEQNAAAGMTNKLLARIAKRVLMAFPGAFAPSRRTAVVGNPVRPEVVALPDPQLRSSSEPLHLLIVGGSLGARVLNEQVPAAVATAGVPIDVRHQCGNGNAETVSAAYAQHGIHAEVSEFIKDMASAYAWADLVVCRAGALTVSEVAAAGVAAIFVPLPHAVDDHQTRNALTLVDGGAAEFLPQSELNTASLAARLTWLAGRRETLFNMAKAARRVAITDAAERVADECKQLATGQRGKD
- the murC gene encoding UDP-N-acetylmuramate--L-alanine ligase encodes the protein MTKVELAKLRTVIPEMRRVRRIHFIGIGGAGMGGIAEVLANEGYQVTGSDLARNAVTERLAGLGAHIFVGHSAEHVEGASVVVVSTAIKQDNPELLAARELRIPVVRRAEMLAELMRFRHGIAIAGTHGKTTTTSLVASIYAEADRDPTFVIGGLLNSAGTNARLGNSRYLIAEADESDASFLHLQPMVSIVTNIEADHMDTYGGDFSKLKATFIEFLHNLPFYGLAVVCIDDPVIRGMLPEIARPTLTYGLADEADVQVLDFVQTTNHCSFRVRRKEAGELQVTLNLPGIHNALNAAAAIAVATEDGVSDEAIIAALAKFEGVGRRFQQYGEFETGCGKAMLVDDYGHHPSEVKVTINAARAGWPEKRLVMVFQPHRYTRTRDLYEDFADVLSKVDVLVMLEVYAAGEEPIPGADGRALCRSIRSRGNLEPIFVATPDDVPAVLADLIGEGDLVLTQGAGNVGALARRLGEMKLSIDSMKSGA
- the lpxC gene encoding UDP-3-O-acyl-N-acetylglucosamine deacetylase, whose translation is MIRQRTLKTSVQATGVGLHSGRKVTMTFRPAPVNTGIVYLRTDLNPVVELPANADQVRDTVLCTALVNEAGVRVSTIEHLSAALAGMGIDNLYVEVDAPEIPVMDGSAHPFIYLLQEVGIREQNAAKQFVRIKKSIRVEDGDKWAEFHPYRNGFKMDLEIDFQHPVFAGRNQRCVLDFSGASFVKEISRARTFGFMRDIEYLRSQNLALGGSLENAVVLDDYRVLNEDGLRYEDEFVKHKMLDAIGDLYMCNRSIIGEFRAYKTGHALNNKLLRALLAEQEAWELVTFEGEGDKAPIAYYDNGLVLA
- the ftsA gene encoding cell division protein FtsA, with product MTNTADRNLIVGLDIGTTKVAVLVGEVLPDGELNVIGMGSHASRGMEKGGVNDLDSVVKSLRRAVEEAEMMADCQISSVYLGLSGKHIDCRNETGMVPISDEEVTQEDVDNVIHTAKSVRLSDELRVLHVLPQEFAIDYQEGIKNPVGLSGVRMAAKVHLITCHNDMARNIEKCVEKVGLRVDQLIFSALASSYAVLTEDEKELGVCVVDIGGGTMDMSLFTGGALRHTKVIPYAGSTVTSDIAYAFGTPPLDAEAIKVRYGCALGRLVSKEDNIEVPSVGGRPARSLQRQTLAEVIEPRYTELLSMVNDELVRVQNELKAQGVKHQLAAGVVLTGGAAQIEGIVECAEQIFQSQVRVGEPMNIRGLSDYVQAPVYSTAVGLLQYGRTHQTTGSNKEYAAKASVGGLVKRVSNWLRGEF